A stretch of the Arthrobacter stackebrandtii genome encodes the following:
- a CDS encoding exonuclease domain-containing protein — protein MALDFTAIDFETANGFRGSPCSVGLTKVRGGVIVEEGYWLMRPPEGHDHFDSRNITIHGITPDDVAAAPRFRDVFPEVDAFIGADPLVAHNAAFDLGVIRSAAEVSGIPAPAYDYACTVVLSRKNYSLPSYSLPFVAEAAGVPLRNHHDATEDARACAGIMVDIAGKHGAESVRGVFESMKLAMPHAGAWNPATDGLSKATRSALEKLAEMKAGTAGGTARRGGGSWSTEGPNPEPNLHADIAHPLFGQTVVFTGDLGLGRPEAKLRAAAHGARCASSVTLKTTVLVVGSGFTASDLRSGRLTSKAKRVLDLQRRGQGIEVLSEGEFMQMVG, from the coding sequence GTGGCTTTGGACTTTACTGCAATCGATTTTGAAACCGCCAACGGATTTAGGGGATCGCCCTGCTCCGTGGGCCTGACAAAGGTCCGCGGCGGGGTGATTGTTGAGGAAGGCTACTGGCTCATGCGCCCGCCGGAGGGGCACGACCACTTCGACTCGCGCAACATCACCATCCACGGGATCACCCCGGACGACGTCGCCGCGGCCCCGCGCTTCCGCGACGTCTTCCCGGAAGTGGACGCCTTTATCGGCGCGGATCCGCTGGTGGCGCACAACGCGGCCTTCGACCTGGGCGTGATCCGTTCCGCCGCGGAGGTCTCCGGCATCCCGGCACCCGCCTATGACTACGCCTGCACCGTGGTGCTCTCTCGCAAGAATTATTCGCTGCCGTCCTATTCCCTGCCGTTCGTGGCCGAGGCTGCCGGCGTGCCGCTGCGCAACCACCACGACGCCACCGAGGATGCCCGCGCTTGCGCCGGCATCATGGTGGACATAGCTGGCAAGCACGGTGCGGAGTCGGTCCGCGGCGTCTTTGAGTCCATGAAACTGGCCATGCCGCACGCCGGCGCCTGGAACCCCGCCACGGACGGGCTGTCCAAGGCCACCCGGTCCGCCCTCGAAAAGTTGGCCGAGATGAAGGCCGGGACAGCCGGTGGAACAGCCCGCCGCGGAGGCGGCAGCTGGTCCACCGAGGGCCCCAACCCGGAGCCCAACCTGCACGCCGACATCGCCCACCCGCTCTTCGGCCAGACGGTGGTCTTCACGGGCGACCTCGGCCTGGGCCGACCCGAGGCCAAGCTCCGGGCAGCCGCACACGGTGCACGGTGCGCAAGCTCCGTCACGCTCAAGACCACGGTCCTGGTGGTGGGCAGCGGGTTCACGGCCTCTGACCTGCGGAGCGGGCGGCTGACATCCAAGGCCAAGCGCGTGCTGGACCTCCAGCGCCGCGGCCAGGGCATCGAGGTGCTCTCCGAGGGCGAGTTCATGCAGATGGTGGGCTAG
- a CDS encoding MmcQ/YjbR family DNA-binding protein, producing MAHPRMYDDADPLLVRLRTLCLAFPEAVEKETFGRPTFRCGKIFAYFGQGQKDHPREASVQVLPEADEREALLADPRFYVPSYIGAYGWVGLDLSDGDPDWQEIAELLDSSYRHIAPARCLARLEQEGSPADSKP from the coding sequence ATGGCCCACCCCCGGATGTACGACGACGCTGACCCCCTCCTGGTGCGCCTGCGCACACTGTGCCTGGCCTTCCCCGAGGCCGTGGAAAAGGAAACCTTCGGACGGCCCACGTTCCGCTGCGGGAAGATCTTTGCCTACTTCGGACAGGGACAGAAGGACCATCCCCGCGAGGCCTCGGTCCAGGTTCTGCCCGAGGCGGACGAGCGGGAGGCGCTGCTGGCGGATCCGCGCTTCTATGTTCCGTCCTACATCGGCGCGTATGGCTGGGTGGGACTTGACCTCAGCGACGGCGACCCGGACTGGCAGGAAATAGCCGAGCTGCTGGACAGCTCCTACCGGCACATTGCCCCTGCCCGGTGCCTGGCCCGGCTGGAGCAGGAAGGCTCCCCGGCGGACTCGAAACCATGA
- a CDS encoding DUF4395 domain-containing protein: MSQFADIPAATEFIQAPGTPGAPGGSLTPAADSSLKRFFSFPNPVNEYAARSTAGIVVVLALVAVLAQWEWLVGVIAAGFILRLAFGPRISPAALLSVKVLAPRFGEPRLVPGPPKRFAQGIGALLSLAAFALLLSGAALPGWTLIAFLIVAASLEAFVGLCLGCKIFGFLARRGLIPEGICEECANIGLRKP; the protein is encoded by the coding sequence ATGAGCCAGTTTGCAGACATCCCCGCCGCCACCGAATTCATCCAGGCGCCCGGCACACCGGGTGCGCCCGGCGGGTCGCTCACCCCTGCGGCCGACAGCTCACTCAAGCGCTTCTTCTCGTTCCCGAACCCGGTCAATGAATATGCCGCCCGCAGCACGGCCGGCATCGTGGTGGTCCTGGCGCTCGTGGCCGTACTCGCCCAGTGGGAATGGCTGGTGGGCGTGATCGCTGCCGGCTTCATTCTTCGACTGGCCTTCGGCCCCCGCATTTCACCGGCGGCTCTGCTCTCCGTCAAGGTCCTCGCCCCGCGCTTTGGCGAACCCCGCCTCGTGCCCGGCCCGCCCAAGCGTTTTGCCCAGGGCATCGGTGCGCTGCTCTCACTCGCGGCGTTCGCACTCCTTCTGTCCGGTGCGGCACTGCCCGGCTGGACGCTCATCGCCTTCCTGATTGTCGCGGCGTCGCTCGAGGCATTTGTGGGCCTGTGCCTGGGCTGCAAGATCTTCGGTTTCCTGGCGCGCCGCGGACTGATCCCGGAGGGCATTTGCGAGGAATGCGCCAACATCGGTCTCCGCAAGCCATAG
- a CDS encoding ADP-ribosylglycohydrolase family protein — protein sequence MTSPAQTPAPADSAVFASRVRGSLMGGALGDALGYLVEFDSLAEITAKYGPAGLVDLSQSGTPPHFSDDTQMTLYTLDGLLDVLEWANDGISADINACQWLAYLRWLKTQGIEAPGHAPEQSPRWIDAQSVLHHQRHPGNACITGLSTGEMGTPARPVNPDSKGCGTVMRSAPYGFLPNIDAETVYKISADAASLTHGHPAARQSSGAFSWLIHELVTEGRTLREAAESAQARAAVEPSADPELLARLDAALSLSAHDGEPLSGDALTDALGLGWVAEEALAVALYSVLVTERAAVSAVDHFLAAIRLAANHSGDSDSTAAIAGNILGALHGEAALPPSWLTLCEAPSVIQHLGNEFIRLTTGA from the coding sequence ATGACTTCTCCCGCGCAGACCCCAGCCCCCGCAGACTCCGCCGTATTCGCCAGCCGCGTCCGGGGCTCGCTCATGGGCGGGGCCCTGGGCGATGCCCTTGGCTACCTCGTGGAATTTGATTCGCTCGCCGAGATCACCGCAAAATACGGCCCCGCGGGACTGGTTGACCTCTCGCAGTCAGGCACCCCGCCGCACTTCTCCGACGACACCCAGATGACCCTCTACACCCTCGACGGCCTGCTCGACGTCCTCGAATGGGCCAACGACGGCATCAGCGCCGACATCAACGCCTGCCAGTGGCTTGCCTACCTTCGCTGGCTCAAAACGCAGGGCATTGAGGCCCCCGGCCACGCGCCCGAGCAGTCCCCGCGCTGGATCGATGCGCAAAGCGTCCTCCACCACCAGCGCCACCCCGGCAACGCCTGCATCACGGGCCTGTCCACCGGCGAGATGGGCACCCCCGCCCGCCCCGTCAACCCCGATTCCAAGGGCTGCGGCACCGTCATGCGCTCGGCCCCCTACGGCTTCCTGCCCAACATTGACGCGGAAACCGTCTACAAAATCAGCGCCGACGCCGCCTCGCTCACCCACGGGCACCCCGCCGCCCGGCAGTCCTCCGGCGCGTTCAGCTGGCTGATCCACGAGCTCGTCACGGAGGGCCGGACACTGCGCGAGGCGGCGGAATCCGCCCAGGCGCGGGCCGCCGTCGAGCCTTCCGCTGATCCGGAGCTGTTGGCGCGCCTGGACGCGGCACTCTCCCTCTCCGCGCACGACGGCGAACCCCTGTCCGGCGATGCCCTCACCGACGCGCTGGGGCTGGGCTGGGTTGCCGAGGAGGCCCTGGCGGTTGCTCTCTATTCCGTGCTGGTGACGGAGCGGGCGGCTGTTTCGGCGGTCGACCATTTCCTGGCGGCGATCCGGCTGGCAGCCAACCACAGCGGCGACAGCGACTCCACGGCTGCGATTGCCGGGAACATCCTGGGCGCGCTGCACGGGGAAGCCGCCCTGCCGCCGTCGTGGTTGACATTGTGTGAGGCACCGTCCGTGATCCAGCACCTGGGCAATGAGTTCATCCGGCTGACCACCGGGGCATAG
- a CDS encoding YidH family protein, whose amino-acid sequence MTRRRMREPAWRRTGKTPDYRFSLANERTFLAWVRTALALLAGAVAIDQLAPEIAPPLVRIILCMVLAGIGAVLAIVSYRRWAHQEQAMRNDAELPHSWLMLGMTVVVSLAAIIFAVLILVAP is encoded by the coding sequence ATGACGAGGAGACGCATGCGCGAGCCCGCCTGGCGACGGACCGGCAAGACACCCGACTACCGTTTTTCACTGGCCAATGAGCGGACCTTCCTGGCCTGGGTGCGCACGGCGCTGGCACTACTGGCGGGCGCCGTCGCGATTGACCAGCTGGCGCCGGAAATTGCCCCGCCGCTGGTCCGCATCATCCTGTGCATGGTCCTGGCGGGAATCGGCGCCGTGCTGGCGATCGTCAGTTACCGGCGCTGGGCGCACCAGGAACAGGCCATGCGCAACGACGCCGAGCTGCCGCACTCGTGGCTGATGCTGGGCATGACGGTCGTCGTCTCACTCGCCGCCATCATCTTCGCCGTGCTGATCCTGGTGGCTCCGTAG
- a CDS encoding DUF202 domain-containing protein, whose amino-acid sequence MAPSERPARDPGLQPERTALSWRRTIMSAIAADILIWRGWFQALTGAGGGAADNTAQVVGMGVCASVAALTTIILVLCAVARIKVLHSGTAALESEARIAAPALTLRTASAAIVALAAATVSAIALGM is encoded by the coding sequence GTGGCGCCGAGCGAGCGGCCGGCCCGGGACCCCGGCCTGCAGCCGGAGCGCACGGCCCTGTCGTGGCGCCGGACCATCATGAGCGCCATCGCCGCCGACATCCTCATCTGGCGCGGCTGGTTCCAGGCCCTCACCGGGGCCGGCGGCGGGGCTGCGGACAACACCGCCCAGGTGGTCGGCATGGGGGTGTGCGCCTCCGTGGCGGCCCTGACCACGATCATCCTGGTCCTGTGCGCCGTGGCCCGGATCAAGGTGCTGCACTCCGGCACGGCGGCCCTGGAATCGGAGGCCCGCATTGCGGCTCCGGCTCTTACGTTGCGTACAGCTTCGGCCGCTATAGTTGCTCTGGCTGCCGCCACCGTGAGTGCCATCGCCCTGGGAATGTAA
- a CDS encoding aquaporin, giving the protein MTSSGTAKAPAQAYPLSIRTAIEGLGSFIIVFAGLGTALFSPAGSGSTIGFAYGLAMVAAIISFGHVSNGYFNPAFSLGMAVAGRLKFSAAGLYIVAQTVGAILASAVWLAMMKVMPAEATPETAKLFGALANGFDTHSPSSVPMIGVLIVEFVLVGVLTAMLLGATSPRNKTVLGPISIGIAFAIAVAITMPLSNGSLNPARATSVVFLAESWAVGQLWLFWLAPLFGAALAAAVYRSFAASEKNVPLLADDAETPSAPLAAEASSAASETAAALSIEKSGETGAADKGDAAADVDDAPAAKSVDDAQAFFDAHKK; this is encoded by the coding sequence ATGACTTCATCCGGAACGGCCAAGGCCCCGGCGCAGGCCTATCCGCTCAGCATTCGCACCGCCATCGAGGGGCTGGGCAGCTTCATCATTGTCTTTGCCGGCCTGGGCACCGCCCTGTTCAGCCCCGCAGGCTCCGGATCCACGATCGGCTTCGCCTACGGCCTGGCCATGGTTGCCGCCATCATCTCCTTCGGCCATGTCTCCAACGGCTACTTCAACCCGGCGTTTTCGCTCGGCATGGCGGTCGCCGGCCGGCTGAAGTTCTCCGCCGCGGGCCTGTACATCGTGGCCCAGACCGTGGGCGCCATCCTCGCCTCGGCAGTATGGCTGGCCATGATGAAGGTCATGCCGGCCGAGGCCACGCCCGAGACCGCCAAGCTCTTCGGCGCCCTCGCCAACGGCTTCGACACCCACTCGCCGTCAAGCGTGCCCATGATCGGTGTGCTGATTGTGGAATTCGTGCTCGTGGGCGTGCTGACCGCCATGCTCCTGGGCGCAACCTCGCCGCGCAACAAGACGGTGCTGGGACCCATCTCGATCGGCATCGCCTTCGCCATCGCCGTCGCCATCACCATGCCCCTGAGCAACGGTTCCCTGAACCCGGCCCGAGCCACTTCGGTGGTCTTCCTCGCCGAGTCCTGGGCCGTGGGCCAGCTGTGGCTGTTCTGGCTGGCACCGTTGTTCGGCGCCGCACTGGCCGCCGCCGTCTACCGCTCCTTTGCCGCGTCCGAGAAGAATGTGCCGCTCCTCGCGGACGACGCCGAAACACCCTCCGCGCCCCTCGCCGCCGAGGCTTCTTCCGCAGCTTCTGAGACGGCTGCCGCGCTGTCCATTGAAAAGTCTGGTGAAACCGGGGCCGCGGACAAGGGCGACGCCGCTGCTGACGTGGACGATGCACCTGCCGCCAAGTCCGTGGACGACGCACAGGCCTTCTTCGACGCTCACAAGAAGTAG
- a CDS encoding metallophosphoesterase family protein, translating into MKLLHTSDWHLGRAFHGVGTLDAQRRFADQLLDTVTGQGVDVVLIAGDVYDRALPGVDVVNLFDDILARLNRAGVQVVVTSGNHDSATRLGFGGRLLESAGVHLRTRIADLAVPVLLPLEPDAPGEPGGAAGPQLAIYGIPYLEPRLVAEDLGVETATHFGVTEAAVELIRADLASRPPGTASIVLAHTFASGGITSESERDLAIGGVGAVPLDLFEPFSYTALGHLHGRQQLSESVRYSGSPLPYSFSEANHVKGAWLLEITAAGLGEVRKVDWAPERALSLVKGKLADVLVDEKWASAEGNYCQVTLTDNDRPELAMDRVRTRFPHTLVLMFEPETARDATTQSYGARIAQAADELELCCGFLDHVRHRAANDDEQQLLRGALASVREEEATR; encoded by the coding sequence ATGAAGCTTCTGCACACCTCAGATTGGCACTTGGGCCGGGCCTTTCACGGCGTGGGCACCCTGGATGCCCAGCGCCGCTTTGCCGACCAGCTCCTGGACACCGTAACGGGCCAGGGGGTGGATGTGGTGCTCATTGCCGGGGACGTCTATGACCGCGCCCTGCCCGGCGTCGACGTCGTGAACCTCTTTGACGACATCCTGGCCCGGCTCAACCGGGCAGGGGTGCAGGTGGTTGTCACCAGCGGCAACCACGATTCCGCCACGCGCCTCGGATTTGGCGGCCGACTGCTGGAAAGCGCGGGCGTCCACCTGCGCACCCGCATCGCGGATCTCGCCGTGCCGGTCCTCCTGCCGCTGGAGCCGGACGCGCCAGGGGAACCGGGCGGCGCGGCCGGGCCGCAGTTGGCCATTTACGGCATCCCCTACCTCGAACCGCGGCTCGTGGCCGAGGACCTCGGCGTGGAGACAGCCACCCACTTCGGGGTCACCGAGGCCGCCGTCGAGCTTATCCGGGCGGACCTTGCAAGCAGGCCTCCGGGCACCGCCTCCATTGTCCTGGCCCACACGTTCGCCAGCGGCGGGATCACCTCGGAAAGCGAACGCGACCTGGCCATCGGCGGAGTCGGCGCCGTGCCGCTGGACCTCTTCGAACCCTTCAGCTACACGGCACTGGGCCACCTGCACGGGCGCCAGCAGCTCAGTGAGAGCGTCCGCTACTCCGGCTCGCCCCTTCCGTACTCCTTCTCCGAGGCCAACCACGTCAAAGGTGCCTGGCTGCTGGAGATCACCGCCGCCGGCCTGGGCGAGGTCCGCAAGGTCGACTGGGCGCCGGAACGTGCCTTGAGCCTGGTCAAGGGCAAGCTGGCCGACGTGCTCGTTGATGAAAAGTGGGCCTCCGCGGAAGGCAACTACTGCCAGGTCACGCTCACCGACAACGACCGCCCTGAGCTCGCCATGGACCGCGTGCGCACCCGCTTTCCGCACACGCTGGTGCTGATGTTTGAGCCCGAAACCGCCCGGGACGCCACCACCCAGAGCTACGGCGCCCGCATTGCCCAGGCTGCCGACGAGCTGGAACTCTGCTGCGGGTTCCTCGACCATGTGCGCCACCGCGCCGCGAACGACGACGAACAGCAGCTTCTGCGCGGGGCCCTGGCCTCCGTGCGGGAAGAAGAGGCGACACGATGA
- a CDS encoding AAA family ATPase: MEIQAFGPFAGRETIDFDQLGSQGLFLLNGSTGAGKSSVLDAIAYALYGQVPGSRASSPAQLRSHHAADGVGPEVTIEFTAGGRRLEVRRSPEWMRPRKRGAGTTREQASTQLRERNGAGWEVKSTRNDEAASEIQSLLGMSMAQFTKVVLLAQGDFAAFLRANATDRQALLQKLFGTDIYEGVQERLAADSRLAQDNVAAGLGELAAAEQLARSQSAQVLAAEEQALASAGQGGQDMGSTEPASIETADGAELEAATEAGASEDAVPWGELHGPDLFQSLKEALARAVDRTGSLSAQARDTAASLADSVQEAEKLRRRHLALAAATAEEARLAAMAPEDAGRRARQERHRQAQVLAAVVGNAAKAAKALALAESAAAGAGDGLDANAMASAMLGGESATATVAALEGVDRELTEQLATVAAALPGEAAHRQKTLQLAKDGAALKLALQRQELQGEAADTAKARLSQVQERREEVRAGAGAVDHSAQAVRDAEQTVATIEAHQSHSIRVKELDAAESAAREQALTAKAAWLEAFDLRLSQAAGELAATLVDGEPCQVCGSTVHPAPSPLAGTGADLVKAETAAKKRFEASDAAATAARTVLEEARNKLAILAERGGAGGLQEARDAVVLKKEEHRLATEAAAELARLVAELATLQAEIDAAQQAVVAATGQAASLAAGQAALESELAVLAASLEVARDGHATLEARQNALALARKPVAALLAAKRELAAATSAAADASAALDKELGESDFADAAGVRAALLAPAEAAELDRLVKDYARELAVNADRLAAPEVAAAREEAAAGTAVPGEETVAELVRGAAEARAAEETAALAAGMARNAASQVAQTGEEFLALEEKVGPLRERARLLAGLAEAVRGGGDNKYKMTLSAYVLAARLEQVAEAASLRLGTMSDARYTLRHSDAKKGNQKAGLGLEVVDGWTGLSRDTATLSGGESFMASLSLALGLSDVVQQESGGLDIETLFVDEGFGSLDEESLEQVMDALEGLRDGGRMVGLVSHVAEMKQRIPLHLHVHKGRHGSTVELKMAGAGTP; encoded by the coding sequence TTGGAAATTCAGGCCTTCGGCCCCTTTGCCGGCCGCGAAACCATCGACTTTGACCAGCTCGGCTCCCAGGGGCTGTTCCTGCTCAACGGCTCCACGGGCGCGGGAAAATCCAGCGTCCTGGACGCCATCGCCTATGCCCTGTACGGGCAGGTGCCCGGCTCCCGCGCAAGCAGCCCGGCCCAGCTGCGCAGCCACCACGCCGCCGACGGTGTGGGGCCGGAGGTCACCATCGAGTTCACGGCGGGCGGGCGGCGCCTTGAGGTCCGGCGCAGCCCGGAATGGATGCGTCCGCGCAAGCGCGGTGCCGGAACCACGCGTGAACAGGCCAGCACCCAGCTCCGCGAGAGGAACGGGGCGGGCTGGGAGGTCAAGTCGACGCGCAATGACGAGGCCGCCAGCGAGATCCAGTCGCTCCTTGGCATGAGCATGGCCCAGTTCACCAAGGTGGTGCTGCTGGCCCAGGGCGACTTTGCCGCGTTCCTGCGCGCCAACGCCACGGACCGCCAGGCGCTGCTGCAGAAGCTCTTTGGCACAGACATTTATGAAGGCGTGCAGGAGCGGCTGGCCGCCGACTCCCGCCTGGCCCAGGACAACGTGGCTGCCGGGCTCGGTGAGCTGGCGGCAGCCGAACAGCTGGCACGCAGCCAAAGCGCCCAGGTGCTCGCGGCGGAGGAACAGGCCCTCGCATCCGCCGGACAGGGCGGCCAAGACATGGGCAGCACAGAACCGGCCAGCATCGAAACTGCCGACGGAGCTGAACTGGAAGCCGCAACGGAAGCCGGTGCTTCGGAGGATGCAGTGCCCTGGGGCGAGCTGCACGGACCGGACTTGTTCCAGTCCCTGAAGGAGGCACTGGCCCGGGCCGTGGACCGCACCGGCAGCTTGTCGGCGCAGGCACGGGACACGGCGGCGTCCCTGGCCGACTCCGTCCAGGAGGCTGAGAAGCTGCGGCGCAGGCACCTTGCCCTGGCCGCCGCCACGGCCGAGGAGGCCCGGCTGGCAGCCATGGCCCCGGAAGATGCCGGACGGCGTGCCCGCCAGGAACGGCACCGCCAGGCGCAGGTGCTGGCCGCCGTCGTGGGCAATGCTGCAAAGGCCGCCAAGGCCTTGGCCCTTGCCGAGTCGGCGGCAGCTGGCGCCGGTGACGGCCTTGACGCCAACGCCATGGCCTCGGCCATGCTGGGCGGGGAATCCGCAACTGCCACGGTGGCGGCACTGGAAGGTGTGGACCGTGAGCTGACCGAACAGCTGGCCACGGTTGCTGCAGCCCTGCCGGGCGAGGCTGCGCACCGGCAGAAGACCCTGCAGCTGGCCAAGGACGGGGCCGCGCTGAAACTTGCCCTGCAACGGCAGGAACTTCAGGGCGAGGCTGCGGACACCGCCAAGGCAAGGTTGTCGCAGGTCCAGGAAAGACGAGAGGAAGTGCGGGCAGGTGCGGGCGCCGTCGACCACAGCGCACAGGCGGTGCGGGACGCAGAGCAGACGGTCGCCACGATCGAGGCCCACCAGTCACACAGCATCCGGGTGAAGGAACTGGACGCTGCCGAGTCCGCGGCACGTGAGCAAGCGCTCACCGCCAAGGCGGCCTGGCTCGAGGCCTTTGACCTGCGGCTCAGCCAGGCCGCCGGTGAGCTGGCCGCCACCCTCGTGGACGGTGAACCGTGCCAGGTGTGCGGCAGCACGGTCCACCCGGCACCGTCACCGCTCGCCGGCACCGGCGCGGACCTTGTCAAGGCCGAAACGGCCGCCAAGAAACGCTTTGAAGCATCGGACGCGGCAGCGACCGCGGCTCGCACCGTGCTGGAGGAAGCCCGGAACAAGCTGGCAATCCTGGCCGAACGCGGCGGCGCCGGCGGCCTGCAGGAGGCGCGGGACGCCGTCGTGCTCAAGAAGGAGGAGCACCGGCTGGCCACGGAGGCGGCGGCGGAACTTGCCCGGCTGGTTGCGGAACTGGCCACCCTGCAGGCGGAAATTGATGCGGCGCAGCAGGCCGTTGTCGCGGCCACCGGGCAGGCGGCGTCCCTGGCTGCGGGCCAGGCTGCCCTGGAGTCCGAGCTGGCGGTGCTGGCGGCCTCGCTGGAGGTGGCCCGTGACGGGCACGCCACGCTGGAGGCCCGCCAGAACGCGCTGGCCCTGGCCCGGAAACCTGTTGCGGCACTGCTGGCGGCCAAGCGGGAGCTGGCCGCCGCCACGTCTGCCGCGGCCGATGCCTCCGCCGCCCTGGACAAGGAACTGGGGGAGTCCGACTTTGCCGATGCGGCGGGAGTCCGCGCGGCCCTGCTTGCACCGGCGGAGGCGGCCGAGCTCGACCGGCTGGTCAAGGATTATGCGAGGGAGCTGGCCGTGAACGCCGACCGGCTGGCAGCCCCCGAGGTGGCCGCTGCCCGGGAGGAGGCCGCAGCCGGCACCGCCGTCCCCGGGGAGGAAACGGTTGCGGAGCTGGTGCGCGGTGCCGCGGAGGCGAGGGCCGCGGAGGAGACCGCGGCACTGGCTGCGGGGATGGCACGCAATGCCGCCTCCCAGGTGGCACAGACCGGGGAGGAGTTCCTAGCCCTGGAGGAGAAGGTGGGGCCGCTGCGGGAACGCGCCCGCCTGCTGGCCGGACTGGCCGAAGCGGTGCGGGGCGGCGGCGACAACAAGTACAAGATGACGCTCAGCGCCTACGTCCTGGCAGCCCGCCTGGAACAGGTGGCCGAGGCCGCCTCACTGCGCCTGGGCACCATGAGCGACGCCCGCTACACGCTGCGCCACAGCGACGCGAAGAAGGGAAACCAGAAGGCGGGACTGGGCTTGGAGGTCGTGGACGGGTGGACCGGGCTCAGCCGCGACACCGCCACGCTGTCGGGAGGCGAGTCATTCATGGCCTCCCTGTCGCTGGCACTGGGCCTGTCCGACGTCGTGCAGCAGGAGTCCGGCGGCCTGGACATTGAGACCTTGTTTGTTGACGAGGGCTTCGGCAGCCTGGATGAGGAATCTCTGGAACAGGTCATGGATGCCCTCGAGGGGCTGCGCGACGGCGGCCGAATGGTGGGCCTGGTCAGCCACGTGGCCGAGATGAAGCAGCGCATCCCGCTGCACCTGCACGTGCACAAGGGACGCCACGGCTCCACCGTGGAGCTGAAGATGGCGGGGGCCGGGACGCCGTGA